The following nucleotide sequence is from Harmonia axyridis chromosome 5, icHarAxyr1.1, whole genome shotgun sequence.
TTGTTCCTGAACCCCTTGGAGTCACTAAACCTATTCCGTTGTACATTTTGTGTTCTAAAACAATGAGAAacttttcattctgaaaataatCATCCAAATGAGACTGAAGCAAACTCTAAGatgtttattgatttttcatggTTCCATTTCGAGCGAACCTACTTACTGTAGTTAtcttattaaatattttatgtatATTCGTTATCACATTACTATCTTTGCCATCACATTATTTCTTTTTAGTTAATATAtacgaaaaaaaacaatttgttctTAAATAACAGGCAATTCAATACATTACATGACGAAATGTCAAACTTCTTATCAGACTTTTCTTTCTGTGGTTCTGCTTTCTTTTTCTTACaggaatttttgaattaatagAGATTATGAGAAAATGAATGCCaagtaaaaataattattattaatttattattattgacacTGAAATTATATTATTGTATTCGTAAAGTAAAATGAATCTAATAATAATTCCCTTTCTCTTTGGATATTATGGTTACAGCTCAATAGATGACGCCTCATATTCATGCAGTAGAGACTTCTATCCTGAATACTCTATTATTCAATTCCATACCTCAGATGGCGCTTTGTGTTATACATTTGTGTCTTGCCTAGATTTAGATTGAAATTCTACAGGACAATACTAGCCTTACCAATCAAATTTACACTAATCACTCAATGTTCATCGATAGAATGATATGCACATCTTCCAGCTTGGAATAATATAAGTGCATCAATAATAAAATCAGTTTCCCCACAAAAAAATTCACGGGCACCTTCAAGGTCATGTCTCCATTCCCTAACAGTATTCATCCAAAGTACTCAAATGACCCTAAAGAAAGAAATCGCAGTGATTTAAATTTTAGAAGGGACAATTTGCATGTACCGTTCAATAAACACTGAACTAAGATTCATGATCTTTCTAAGGAAGTCTGAAAAAACTTCGAAGAATCTCATTTGACTTCAGGGGTTGATATATCCTCAAcgttttatattttatgtagtctATTTTAAGTGAAAGCTTCATTTTTACGACTTCTTTGAAATTAACTTGTAAAGGAGTATCCATTTTGTTGTTCCGAATGTAAATGTACCTAAAGCACACTCgcatttagaatatcgatcaaatatttatttcaatatatgggATACTCCTCGTACAGGACACAATCCTTGTGAGGTCATTTTCGATGACTTGTCGGCACATTTCAGGCAATATCTAACTAATAACTCGACAAATGTTGGTTTGCAGCTCGTCAATAGTCTGAGgattatcaaaaattcaaaggcagtaaatcacaagatcttgttgGCAAATTTACATCTCCAAAACGAGAAATTACGCGTGCTGGcaatttttcttgcaataaagcCGAAACAGACCGTGTGGTGTGGCTTTGCACCATCTTGCAGAAGCAACATCTCTACCAattccatatcattaatttcagtctataaaaaattgataatcatttgactatagcgatgagaattgagggtttgaattttcaaagaagtacggGCCAATCACTCCATCAGACCAACTTGCACACCATACAGTAactttttgtggatgtaatTGGTCTCTCAGCAGTTACATTAGGAATTTTCACTTCCCCATATGCGACTATTTTCCTTGTTTACATAGCCACCAAATGAAAAATGTACTtcgtcgctgaagaaaattcaatgCGAAAAATCGTAAGCCAATCCATGATCAGTTGGCTTTAGTTTTTGTGTTAACTCAACCTTATAAGGACGATGATGTAAAATACTCCATAGCGTGCCATATGAGAGGCCCAAATATTGTGCGCGCCgaggaatggataaatttggatctttttcaacactttcacttacaGCAGCCATACTTTTGGTCGAAAGTGCAATTTTTATGATGTATGGGCCTTAAGACATCAGTAACGGATCCAGTCtctctgaattttttcaatggtACGCTCAGATGGACAATTGTCGACCATAATCTGCCTGTAATGCACGTTATGTACTTaatacataattattatttttgtattaagTTTTCACTATTTCACTCGCTCAGCAGTAGAAAAAAGATCCATATTGTTAAATGGTTAACCTTTAACTAAATACATTCCGTCGACAGTTTCGTTTAACATATTACATTGAAACAGAGCTGTAAAATCTGGACCACAACATGGATAACCCAATATAAAAGAGCTTGTTAATTACAATCGAATAGGgtaaaaaagaaatcaaattcaCAACAAAATAGAATACTTTATTTAACTCACTAACCGAAACATTAAAGCAAAAACATAAATTACCAAAATACTTCATAAAACTATTTATTTTACAATTACTCAAAATGTTCAACATTTGAGATTTTGGAATCATAAGGTACAAAACTGAGTAATGAAGTTCTCTCAAATGCATAAGAACATAACAGATGTGGTAAAATTGGTCAGAGGAAATATCGAagaatattcaccattttttttttttataaattatttttacaaaCATGCAACTAACAAAATAACATTTCAACAAGATCCTCATGCCGATACGAACAATTTCTTTtgtaaagaaaaatttgatacACACAAAATATTTGATCTATTGGTTGATGTGTGAAACACTTGAAACAGATTTCGATGGAATCAATTCAattaacttaattttttttttggattttttcattgctttttttagatattctacAATCATCCTCAGGCCAATAATACATTTCGAAAAGATTGTGCTCTTCAAGTGGTCCGAGCTAGCACAAAATTCCCCGATCGACTGTGATTGCAGTTTTCGATACGTGTGGTGTGTGGGTCAAATGTCTGCACGTGGTGCCACATTGGGAGCAAAGGCAGTTGTTGGGAACTTGGTAGGCACTTCTTGGCGAGCCTTCAAACGGCCCATTTATATTGTCCGATGTTTGAAGGTAGGTTTTCCGTTGGCTTATGGGAGTTGTGCTGGGAGCCGACAAGTTAACGTGGCTCAAGCTCTTTCGTTGGCTGATCGGGGTCGAACGGGGGGTCACTTGAATACTGTCCGACGTTGATTTTACTATCAGGGAAGATATATTTGACTTGAGGGATATCCAAGGGTGATCAAGCAATTCTTGAATAGTCGGTCGTTTTCTGAAACACAACAAACATTCGTtactcaaaaattcaggtttttacaattaaaatatttctctaattctttggAGGAATaactcagtttcacacagaattcatggttatatttcattatcatatgttggtactcggaagtCTCTTGTCAATGATCCATCtattattatctgtcaaatttggatACAGATAACTTTTCTGACAATCAACATTTCTCAATGCAAAATTTAGTAAACGAATGTTAAGAGTCTTCTGTGGGAGTACTATACATTAAtaataactaataataataattattctttaTTGGCCATCGACCGAAGTCCTTCAGCCTagtatatacattattttctctaatttattgaatttttattgaaattaatggaatatttccatgaatatgctttagtgatttttgcattgaaaagtGTTGGTTGGCATAACTGTTTTCTGTtacacaaatttgacagaatcACAGAGAATAGATAGGACAAGATGACAGGAGAGtttcgagtaccaacatataataataatataaggtaCGGTAGAATGAAAGGATTTCTCACAGAATTAGAGGAAATATTAAGAATAATCAAATAGTCAACTACGAACAACGATTTATATGGACTGCCAATTCTATTCTATAGCTTATTGCTCTTGTACTGTCTGAATCATAGAACTTACCTAGGGTCTAGTATGAGTCCACTTTTGATAAAATCTATGGCGGCACTAGAAACGTCAGAAAAGTGTTCAGGCTCGAAGGTTAAGGCACACTGGGATATGTTTAGGAGAGTCTGTTGTTTGTTGTCGGCTCCGAAGGGGCTGAATCCTGACAGAAGCACGTAGGTTAAAACTCCTATCGACCAAATGTCGGTCGCTAGGCTGATTGGTTCATAACTAAGTACTTCTGGTGCTACATAGTCTAAAGtacctgcaaaaaaaaataaagatatattattatttgctACTACAGGAAATGGCATAGAACATTCTGAATTAATTGCCGAAGTGAATCATGAAAATGACTCACATTTGCACATGATTCCACTTATAGTGAGCGTTGAGTCAAATCTAACCAAAAATAAATATCTCTCAGGAGGTCCTAGTGAGGCAACGGACTATTTCAACAATCAAGGAATAAAGATTCTTTCAACACATTTTAGGAATTCATTCGAGAACTTTAGGAATAGGCAAAGTCGACTGTAGACATATCAGGGAAATAAGGTGGTCGTTCTGTAAGATTTGTTGAGTTTTTCATTATAACTCGTTAAAGTAGGACAAAATCCTTGAGTTTTCTTTGtacaaaataaatagatagatAAAACCGTGACAGGAGAGTCCCGAGTacaaacatatacagggtgagtcaaaaatgtgtaccgagctttctgggggtgatagtacctacattgaaaaataggtattcatagtttgatgaataaacttatggtccaaaatgcatattaagagAGATGTATCCTTctaaagttgataaaatttaaaaaaatctccgcataacttctaaatGGTGAATATATGACGGAATGAACGGATTAGCCacaaaattaaagaaaattacTTTCTTGACCTCATTAATTTTTGTGCAACGAGTAGACATATTTCGTGAGACAGAGTGTGTAAAATTagcagtgtttttttttttaaagaaccCGCTCACTTAACAAAAGTTCCGATTATGTCATATCCCTCCTCATTTGTAGTATCTAGGCTAGCAGCGCTAGAACACATTTCAATTCATCAGTGTATgtattatgaatgagaaagtggGTTTGGAGGTATCTCAAGTGCAGGCGCCAGAAATACGCCGCTGAACATCGTTCAACATAAATAATCCTCGAATAAGTCAACAATACGGTTGGGAAATTGTAATAAATCGTGTATAAGCGATGTTAACTGGTGAAATAACGAGATCGAATCTACATTTCCACACGTATATCCGGTGCTAACACACACACTGGATTTTTCTGCCATATGTTTGAACGCGTCTATCGCTGAGGTCGACCATTCCTgcacatttgaaaaataaacggCACATTGGGTTATCGCGAAGATAGAAACAGACAATTGCTTCCTATTTACAATTGTGGTGTATTTcgagatctttttttttatatacagggtttttcatAATTGACGTGAAGCTCTATTTCTATTAagtgctgaaattttcgaatttattatctgacacagtatcattaggctgTATTAGAGCTGCATTCTAAAATTGTTTGCACAGGGAGCACcgcagagtaataaatatagatagagggagtaacgcaatttttacatgtccccaacatggttagattacgttttccaattgtgatatattttcaaatccactattttactatatcgttatgaatgtatagtatattgaatatatatatttatttgagtgattcccgattcaatatgttaatttgaatatttggagtccgatattttttccaattgtcgaatttataatcagcagaatatttattattttctgtatctacctgccgaaatccaaggtttggcaacttttgctctcctaatgtcattggttgtttcacgttaTTTGGCGcgattgaagtttgttttctgaatttctgaaatatttaagtaattattttgatatcttcttcttcttgatagtgccaatccgttaCCGAATATTGGAGaccattttaatatattttgagttaatatgaaacgtcgaTTCACTACAGGACATAAAaagtacgttctttgtggagaaactcgcgaattgagtaaaatatcgtatcactgatatgttttcattttcgcgcgcttcatgtcaaatttcatagttcatattggggacaaaatttgtttacttAAAATGACtcatgctccctctatctatgtttattattctgagggGACTACCAAAACAGTGTAAATGACCAAGCATAAGTTTTTCTCATGGAACAATATGTTGTTTATTGAACTTTCAGATTGCATGCAATGAATTAACCCAAGTTTGTTGAAACTTTCATGCTTAAAACTTATCGTTTTTGAGGTatgtcgatttttcaaaaattcttgaaaaaaccgaataactttgaaataaatgagattttgaaagtgaatactgaaagaaatGAGGTAAATACTAACTTTTTGATAATctgagaactctactgggtgtccaaaatgagacaattcattgaaaacTTATTCAAAGGGTAATATTGGGattattccaaatggcacaccctatacatattttatttcctCACTTGGTAGTAAATTTTTCGAAGATACTAAAATTTGCtacctaataaaaaataaaatacatctTTGTCATTTGGAATAAGTCCTATATTAAcatttgaataagtcatcaatgaactgtctcattttgaacacccagtagaattctgaatgattattgaaaaatcagtacCTAAATCTGTTCTTCTTGTattcattttcagaatttcattcaaataaattaattcatttcgaagttattaggttttttAAATCCACCTTCAATAGATGAAGGatagaaatatctcaaaaatggtaAATTTTAAGCAAATGAAACTTAAAACAAACGTGCTCATTTATTTTATGCAttcagaaaattcaatgaaaaacaaggTACCCATTCcgtaagaaaaaaaatatgttcgGGCATTTatacttttttggtacaccctgtgtatttctaaacaatttgagaatataactcagaaagaaaagaaaattttgatggttatttacacttttttggtacatcctgtgtatttgcaaaaaaaaattgagaatgtagctcttaTGAAGCCTGGTGATACtgtgtagaaaaaaaaaacgaaaattaatcaaaaaaacaaattttgcaCTCACCTAATATTTCCCGTACTTTGACGCCAGGCTCTAGCACCTTCGATATGCCGAAATCACAGAGTTTAATGTCGTCGCAAGAGTCCTCGGTCGCCAGCAATATGTTCTGTGGTTTTAGGTCGAGATGTGCTATGTTCCGACTGTGCAGGTACGCTACGCCCTCCAAAATCTGACGCATCACCTTCCGGGCCTCCAGCTCCTCGAAGCAGTTGTCTCCGTCCAAGATGTGCTGGAGTTCACCGCCAGCGGCCAGCTCTAACACCAAGACCATCTCGGTCGTCGACTCGTACACCTGCACACGAAAAAAAAGGTCAATTTATAGATAAACATTGATTAACAACGACTGAGTAGAAGAATAATTGAAAGCAAAAAGATAAAACAGGAGAAACATAAGAACTTCAATATAGATTCAACCAATTGGAGATCTCAGTTGGATTCACCACAAGAAaccataaaatgaaatatattcaaccCAAAAATACTGCCTCACAAATTTAAGGAAATTCTATACACcttgtattttttattataccCTGTATATCAAGTGATGCAATAACTGTAGCAATCGCAAAGCAAGCAATTATTAGTGGTAACATTTTAGAAAATTCTTTCAATAACTATGATCTTTGTCCAATCTCCTTCCTTGAATTCACTAAAAAAGCCCTTAGATCTTAATATATTTCAAGAGGGCTTTGGTACACCAGACATTTCATCCAAATCTATTGAGATCTATCATTCCGGTTTTTAaaaacatgattttatgcgTCGATTTGATAATCATGTCATTCGATGACGTAAGAAAGAAACTGAACCACAGATTCGTATGTTTTCCaaggttttgaattttcattattctataGTTACTCTCGACCATAGATTGAAGAAATTGCAAAACCCCGCCTACAAATCGATGAATATTATTGGCAGACTTAATTATTAAGTAGTCTATGACACTGACTTGCAAAAATACGGAAATATTCACGTGAATTAATGGATTCTTCTCCAGATAGTTATTTTTAAGGTAAGTCATCtacatttttcatacaagttacaTTTGGTATTATGATTTAGTTCATCAAATGTTGTTGATTATACTGAATATGTTCTCTGTTAAAGATTCATGATGTCATCAGTCAATTGCTAACAGTGGATGATGAAAATCCTAGACAACGAAGTTGtaggaaaataattaattacaatgAATTGAAGTTAAAAATGACGAAAAGCTCCTTCACATCAAGGAATGAACACATTGGTGAGTAATCAGAACAATAATTATTATAGGTAGTAAGTTCATTCAAGGAAaacaatttctttcaaattctaAATATAACATAGATAATTTCGATTATGGCAAAAGGGAATTTTTTTGATtctacatttttttcataaaataattgcccaaaattttgaaattgacagAATTAAGAGTATTTCTGTTAACTATATTTTCTGCTTTAACGTTAAGTTATAGCAGTTTTCTTCGATGGTGAAATTGCACTGAAAAGACGAAAAATCGTACATTGATATTTAATCGACTGTGATGTATTTAGGAAAATTTATAGAGTTCATATTTTGTATATCAAGTGATGCAATGACTGTGGTAATcgcttattattattagaagatACCCAAGGTGaaagatataaaaatttcagaaaattctttCGACACTTAGGATTTTTCTCTAATCTACTTTGAATCAGCTTAAATTCAAGAGGGCTAATCTCTAAAAAGGCtctatatgtgtatatcttaaTGTATTTTAGGAAGGCTTCGTTACAccagatatttcattcaaatctaTTGCGATCTAGCAGTCCGGTTTCTGAAAACATGATTTGTGTCCGATTTGATGATCATGTCTCTCGATGAAATACCATAGAATATTCACTTTGTTAGTTAGTTACTTTTGATCATAGACTGAAGAAATTCCAAAACCCCGCCCACAAGTAGATGGTTATTGGCCGACTAAATTATTAACTAGTCTATGACACTGACTTGCAAAATTACGTAATTATTTACGTGAATCAATGTGTTCTTCTTCAGATATTTATCTCAAAGGTATTTTATCTACATTTTTCATACGAGTTACATTTGGTACTGTGATTTATTTCATCAAATGGTATTGATTATACTAAATACATTCTCTGTTATAGATTTATGTCTCATCAGTCAATTGCTAACagtgatgatgaaaataaaagacAACGAAGTTctaggaaaataatgaatcaaagttAATAATGACGAAAAGCTCCTTCAAATTAAGGAAGAAATACATTGGTGAGTACTCAGAACCATTATTATTATAGGTAGTAAGTTCATTCAAGGAAaacaatttctttcatattctaaaTAGATAATTTCAATCGTGAAAAAAAGGAGATTTTTTTGATTctgtttttttatgaaatctgaaattgcccaaaattatgaaattggcTGTATTTGGAGATTTCTGTTTACAGTTCACTGCCATAACGTTAAGTTATAGCAGTTTTGTTCAATCGTGAAACTGTactaaaaagaagaaaaatcttGCATTGATATTGAAtcgattgaaattgaaattttttcagagtttaTGTTTTGTATATCAAGTGATAAAACTCAATAACTATGGCAATCGCATATTATTATTAGTAGATACCCTAggtgaaacataaaaatttcagaaaattcgtTCGACACTAAGGATTTTTGTCTAATCTACTTTGAATCAGATCAAATTCAAGAGGTTAATCTCTAAGAAagctttaatattttttatataaatcgAGAAGGCTTCGTTACACCAGCAATTTCAGgcattttattcaaatctaTTGCGATCTAGCATTCAGGTTGGTGAAAACATGATTTGTGTCGATTTGATGATCATGTCTCTCGATGACATACCAATCATACCATAGAATATTCACTTTGTTCGTTACTCTTGATCATAGATTGAAGGAATTCCTAAACCCCGCCCACAAGTCGATGGTTATTCGCAGACCAAATTATTAAGTAGTCTATGACACTGACTTGCAAAATTACGTAATTATTTACGTGAATCAATGTGTTCTTCTCCAGATAGTTATTTCTAAGGTATTTTAtgcatatttttcatacaagttacGTTTGATATTATCATTTAATTCATCATATGGTGTTGATGATCCTAAATATGTTCTGTTTCAGATTGATGATGCCTCATCAGTCAATTGCTAACAGtggatgatgaaaataaaatacaacaAAGTTctaggaaaataatgaatcgaaATCAATCGAAGTTAATAATGACCTCTTTGACATTGAGGAATAAACCCATCGGTGAGTACTCAGTAGAATTATTATAGGCAGTAAGTTCATTCaaagaaaacaatttctttcaaattctaACTATAACGTAGATATTTTTAATCGTGGTTAAAGGCAAATATTCTTGttcctacttttttttttacgaaatctGGAATTGCTCAAAATTGTGAAAGTTACAGTATTTGGAGGATTTCTGTTTAGAGCCCGCTGCTAGAACTTAATAGGTTGTTTTTGTATAGTCTttctacttaaaaaaaaaaatctatgcagggtatttcagaataaaatcATGATACTCAAGACTGTGCATCTAAATCTAATAATATGAGAAGTACAGATACATTAACTCACCTCATGTAGTCGAATAACTCTATCACTGGATGCACACTCCTCTAGAACAGCTATTTCGtgtattatttccttcatttgGTCAAGATTTCTTCTTCGCTTTTTGACGAATTTAGCAGCGTATTGAACACCAGTGGTTTTGTGTACGGCCCTGCATACGGTGGCGTATTTTCctctgaaacaaaaatgaaaaaatgttattttcaacCTCTAGGATAACATCAGTAGAACTAAATAAACTTCAACAAGATTTGAATAAGAGCTGGAAATGTTTGGAATGCAGATTTAccaggtttttcaccataatttgccccttcctttaactttgttattaaaggagatacaaaaaaatgttttctacaaaagtttcacgaaatcgactagtgttttttgaaatgatttcaaaaaatgaaatatatacagagtgggcaacatattgattgcaacttcattttttctaatggaacaccatgtatatttttctatatttgactagctctttttcccctgatttcgaatataaaacatatatttggcctatctctcttattctgagtaccacagagtttcaaattttaagacccacctggcatgctcagtaatcagttttcaagaggtaggctgcgataattcaaaatgcccttttttgtgttatctcgttggcaacgatatatgacatacgtttgtcatttaATGAatctattcatcgaatattcacTACAcaaaagcggaaaaatttgaaatattttcactttatgtgaagaaaaataaaaataaggaagctacaaggagaggatatatggagttgcatccaaatcattgaataacaatttatagtgaaaaacgtatgtcatatcgttgccaacgagataactcacaaaagggcattttgagttatcgcagctaagatgcatagaatacctggtgtgtttactgattcgattttgtttcagactttttgagagacccacctgtagctttggtggtctgcttcaccagagtgctgtaaggtggcgctctttaaaatttttcaaattcccgcatctgcctggtgccgtttaaaaaggaaatactgattttagacactgcaaacattcacaataaattacaattcagttcatatcgaatttttactcaaatgaatggaatataatgacagaccatagaatataaaatattattgttctatactcaaagttcacgacaagagcgtagaaatagggggatactgggggtaattacacggtgctcctaaattgaggatacaaatgaaaaagacagatttccggattattttaagaaaaaaagtcctataacatgagtcccccaaacattttgttttgagatacatgtgttgaagttcaagttattttctcgtataaccttcccttcacaagatatttaatatgaattggccatagatattccagtttaaagttttcactatgtgatatgctaattttgaatgcaaatctacagggtgatatattttctggaaggatgcctgcttccttcctccaaatctatattttggtgaatggctgttagtttagaaaaatgtagaaaaaaaactctggtccagtactacactttttggtttgttatagttttgtcgtatctgctatcgatttcgagaaaaatctctagtaatcctcaggaaaatccaaattatttttaagatccagctagtaagctctaatgaatgcattaattataagttttggtatttatttacctaatctgtagcgaagattaataagtatttgataaactgtaagacacactagaaacaacctgtatatggaAAGCAAAGcttttgtgggctcatattcatgaaacttttttttcttaaaattatccaagtaatttctcattttccttcgtaactcttatttgagaacaaggtaagaacaaccgaattagtaacaacaaaaattatttcgagtaatttggttcaaacttcattatcaaacttctttttctaacattacagatatgaataaaagttgtcgtcaaaaattttttttttcgattatccctccccaagaaaaaaaaagatctacgcccttggttcacaagagtcgagaattgagagaaatgtcaaatgtaaacgatgtatgcgccatctgaaaagcccgcgatccctcgaaatcaagtaggtataaatccgaaaaatctcccgttttgtctgaaagttttacaggtatgagtagacacaccaggtattctatgcatcttaatcgCAGCCTATCACTTGAacgattactgagcatgccaggtggttcttaaaattaaaaactctgtggtactcagaatgagaGAGCTAGgctaaacatatgttatatattcataatcagggaaaaaagagctagtcaaatatagaaaaatatacagggagttccatttgaaaaaatgaagttgcaatcaatatattgcccactctgtatttatttcgttttgtgtaatcattttaagaaacactagtcgatttcgtgaaatttttgtaaaaaacatttctttgttcctcttttagtaacaaagttaaaggggagggggtcaaattatggtgaaaaacacGGTACAAAAACTGTTATGGAAGACTCGAATAAATATGttccattttctgaaaaaaggaAATGAAGCAGGAAATCATATTCATGAGAGGAATTGTCGATCATGTCTGTGTCTTGTTTTTACAGCAAAATCGTCCCCCCTGGCTTGAAATAACAGTAAACTGGGCA
It contains:
- the LOC123680206 gene encoding death-associated protein kinase related is translated as MSRFTRTSDGLLKIEECDMVKLVHKKPIVEVYDVEKIPLGRGKYATVCRAVHKTTGVQYAAKFVKKRRRNLDQMKEIIHEIAVLEECASSDRVIRLHEVYESTTEMVLVLELAAGGELQHILDGDNCFEELEARKVMRQILEGVAYLHSRNIAHLDLKPQNILLATEDSCDDIKLCDFGISKVLEPGVKVREILGTLDYVAPEVLSYEPISLATDIWSIGVLTYVLLSGFSPFGADNKQQTLLNISQCALTFEPEHFSDVSSAAIDFIKSGLILDPRKRPTIQELLDHPWISLKSNISSLIVKSTSDSIQVTPRSTPISQRKSLSHVNLSAPSTTPISQRKTYLQTSDNINGPFEGSPRSAYQVPNNCLCSQCGTTCRHLTHTPHVSKTAITVDRGILC